In Mastacembelus armatus chromosome 5, fMasArm1.2, whole genome shotgun sequence, a single genomic region encodes these proteins:
- the pde12 gene encoding 2',5'-phosphodiesterase 12, protein MFSQLPAALTRIPRRLFSFSPRTLTGACRLLGRMETAVVRCLPGEPKLTISFCLDGSHKHMLRDQDEPLGRVLARISNGVAKSQDKAKKSKKNRGQQPCEAPEPTVVKLFYDGDEVAETVLNSEAWRDGSVLQVGAVKYSVHRNAPSFTTAELPVSLLAGFPVCPRLEIEFGDLQDCEFTWYKENAPNTRYEADGESLGQDAGWTQVGSGRVHVPSNQDIGCRLKLRCTPKDGSRSGLAKELVSVGAVEAGPGVCTFDNRHAYTVKQVEWPSVRVVSYNILADIYAQTELSKTVLYPYCAPYALELDYRQNLIKKELAGYNADIICLQEVDKGVFVDSLTPALDAFGLDGVFKIKEKQHEGLATFYRRSRFRLLSRHDIALSEALTSDPNHSELLERVSANSVLKERILKRSTALQVSVLEDLNKPGRMVCVANTHLYWHPKGGNVRLVQMGVALKHLNHVISEVVPGAPLVFCGDFNSSPDSGVFQLLSEAVVPQQHEDWSSSGPEESCSMELVSAFPPLQSACGQPAYTNYVGGFHGCLDYIFIHPDSMQVEQVIPLPTHQEVTTHEALPSVAHPSDHIALVCDLRWNP, encoded by the exons ATGTTTAGTCAGCTCCCCGCGGCTCTCACCCGGATCCCCCGCCGCCTGTTCTCTTTCTCACCGCGGACTTTAACCGGAGCCTGTCGCCTCCTCGGCAGGATGGAGACGGCCGTGGTGAGGTGTCTCCCCGGGGAGCCCAAACTCACTATCTCCTTCTGTCTGGACGGCTCCCACAAACACATGCTGCGGGACCAGGACGAGCCGCTGGGGAGGGTCCTGGCCCGGATCTCCAACGGCGTCGCCAAGAGCCAAGACAAAGCGAAAAAGTCGAAGAAGAACAGGGGGCAGCAGCCGTGTGAAGCCCCGGAGCCCACCGTGGTGAAGCTGTTCTACGACGGGGACGAGGTGGCCGAGACGGTGCTGAACTCGGAGGCGTGGCGGGACGGATCCGTGCTGCAGGTGGGAGCCGTGAAATACTCGGTGCACCGGAACGCCCCCTCCTTCACCACCGCCGAGCTCCCAGTGTCCCTGCTGGCCGGGTTCCCCGTCTGCCCCAGACTGGAAATAGAGTTTGGGGACCTCCAAGACTGCGAGTTTACATGGTACAAAGAAAATGCCCCAAACACGAG ATATGAAGCTGATGGGGAAAGTCTGGGTCAGGATGCAGGTTGGACTCAGGTAGGAAGTGGTAGAGTCCATGTCCCATCCAATCAGGACATCGGCTGCCGGCTCAAACTGCGCTGCACACCCAAAGATGGAAGTCGCAGCGGACTGGCCAAGGAGCTGGTCTCTGTGGGAGCCGTGGAGGCTGGACCAGGCGTGTGCACATTTGACAACAGGCACGCATACACTGTCAAACAAGTGGAGTGGCCAAGTGTGAGGGTGGTGTCATACAACATCCTCGCCGATATCTACGCCCAGACAGAGCTGTCCAAGACGGTGCTTTACCCGTACTGCGCCCCCTATGCCCTGGAGCTGGACTACAGGCAGAACCTGATCAAGAAGGAGCTGGCTGGATACAACGCTGACATCATCTGTCTGCAAGAAGTTGACAAAG GGGTGTTTGTGGACAGTCTCACTCCCGCTCTGGATGCCTTCGGTCTGGACGGTGTTTTCAAAATCAAAGAGAAGCAACATGAAGGACTGGCCACGTTCTACCGCAG GTCAAGGTTTCGACTGCTGAGCCGTCATGACATCGCTCTGAGTGAGGcgttgacctctgaccccaacCATTCTGAGCTCCTGGAGAGAGTTTCTGCCAACAGCGTCCTGAAGGAGAGGATACTGAAGAGGTCCACGGCCCTGCAG gtcAGTGTGCTCGAGGACCTGAATAAACCTGGCAGGATGGTCTGTGTGGCCAACACTCACCTGTACTGGCACCCGAAAG GAGGGAATGTTCGCTTGGTACAGATGGGCGTGGCTCTGAAGCACCTGAATCATGTGATCAGTGAAGTTGTACCTGGAGCCCCTCTGGTCTTTTGTGGTGACTTCAACTCCTCCCCTGACTCAG gtgtgtttcagctgctcagTGAGGCTGTGGTTCCCCAGCAGCATGAAGACTGGAGCAGCTCAGGGCCAGAGGAGTCCTGCAGTATGGAGCTGGTCTCTGCCTTCCCTCCTTTGCAGAGTGCCTGCGGCCAGCCGGCCTATACCAACTATGTGGGAGGATTTCATGGCTGCCTTGACTACATCTTCATACATCCTGACAGCATGCAG gtgGAGCAGGTGATTCCTCTGCCCACCCATCAGGAGGTCACCACCCACGAGGCCTTGCCCAGTGTGGCTCACCCCTCTGACCACATTGCCCTGGTCTGTGACCTGCGCTGGAacccctga
- the LOC113130413 gene encoding E3 ubiquitin-protein ligase TRIM39-like, with protein MSSQSANNLSCSICHDIFKDPVLLLCSHSFCKNCLQGWWREKERRECPVCRRKSLLSDLPCNLALKNLCEAFLLERDQGASSGSEDLCGLHSEKLRLFCLDHKQPVCVVCRDSKTHNNHRFRPIDEAAQDHKKKLLKVLKHLQEKLKLFEQAKGNCDQTAGHIKVQARQTEKQIKEQFKMLHQFLQEEEEARITALREEEEQKSQMMKEKIEALSREITALSDTIRATEEELRAEDVSFLQNYRAAVKRVQQRLLLDDPQLVSGALIDVAKHRGNLTFNIWNKMKALVSYTPVILDPNTAHPELTLSEDLTTVRCGQKQKLPENPERFNYHPIILGSEGFISGTHIWDVEVNHVNHESWGLGVSQESVYRKGQIHFGCWELGFIDGKYTAYSPPFRDKTLPVKKKLRRVRVQLDFNKGKLLFYDPDTNTHIHTFTHTFTERMFPHIGGANQFPLKILPVSLKMEQYYSLSS; from the coding sequence ATGTCTTCTCAGTCAGCAAATAATCTGTCATGTTCCATCTGCCATGACATCTTTAAAGATCCTGTTCTTCTGTTATGCAGCCACAGCTTCTGTAAAAACTGTCTACAGGGAtggtggagagagaaagaaagacgtGAGTGTCCAGTTTGCCGGAGAAAATCTTTGTTGAGTGATCTGCCTTGTAACTTGGCACTGAAGAATCTGTGTGAGGCCTTTTTATTGGAGAGAGACCAGGGAGCTTCATCAGGGTCTGAGGATCTTTGTGGTCTGCACTCTGAGAAACTCAGACTCTTCTGTCTGGACCATAAGCAgccagtgtgtgttgtctgtagaGATTCAAAAACTCACAACAACCACAGATTCAGACCCATCGATGAAGCTGCACAGGATCACAAGAAAAAACTCCTGAAAGTCCTGAAGCACTTACAGGAGAAACTGAAGCTCTTTGAACAAGCTAAAGGAAACTGTGATCAAACAGCAGGACACATTAAGGTCCAGGCTcgacagacagagaaacagattaaGGAGCAGTTTAAGATGCTTCACCAGTTTCtacaagaggaagaggaggccagGATCACTGctctgagggaggaagaggagcagaagagtcAGATGATGAAGGAGAAGATTGAGGCTCTGAGCAGAGAGATAACAGCTCTTTCAGACACAATCAGAgccacagaggaggagctgagagctgaagACGTCTCATTCCTGCAGAACTACAGGGCTGCAGTAAAAAGAGTCCAGCAGCGCCTCCTGCTGGATGATCCACAGCTGGTCTCAGGAGCTCTGATAGATGTGGCCAAACACCGGGGCAACCTGACcttcaacatctggaacaaGATGAAGGCATTAGTCTCCTACACTCCTGTGATTCTGGATCCAAACACTGCTCATCCAGAACTGACCCTGTCTGAAGATCTGACCACAGTGAGATGTGGACAGAAACAGAAGCTTCCAGAAAATCCAGAAAGGTTTAACTATCATCCTATTATCCTGGGCTCTGAGGGCTTTATCTCAGGGACTCACATCTGGGATGTTGAGGTAAATCATGTAAATCATGAATCCTGGGGTCTAGGTGTGTCACAGGAGTCAGTCTATAGGAAGGGACAAATACACTTTGGGTGCTGGGAACTAGGTTTCATTGATGGAAAATACACAGCATACTCACCACCATTCCGTGATAAAACTCTCCCAGTGAAGAAGAAGCTCCGGAGGGTCAGAGTTCAACTAGATTTCAACAAAGGAAAACTGTTGTTCTATGATCCTgataccaacacacacatacacaccttcacacacaccttcactgaGAGAATGTTCCCGCACATTGGTGGAGCGAATCAATTCCCACTGAAAATATTACCAGTGTCCTTAAAAATGGAACAGTACTATAGCTTGAGCTCatga
- the gmppb gene encoding mannose-1-phosphate guanylyltransferase catalytic subunit beta, with the protein MKALILVGGYGTRLRPLTLSVPKPLVEFCNKPILLHQVEALVKAGVNHVVLAVSYMSELLEREMRVQEQRLGIRISLSHEKEPLGTAGPLALARELLNIDNEPFFVLNSDVICDFPFKDLLQFHRDHGQEGTIVVTRVEEPSKYGVVVFEADSGRIHRFVEKPQVFVSNKINAGMYIFNPSMLSRIQLRPTSIEKEIFPVMAEEGQLYAMELQGFWMDIGQPKDFLTGMCMYLQSLRQHAPDRLRTGPGFLGNVLVDPTAQIGENCTIGPNVTIGAGVVVEDGVRIKRCTVLKGARVRSHSWLESCIVGWSSSVGQWVRMENVTVLGEDVIVNDELYLNGANVLPHKSINESVPEPRIIM; encoded by the exons ATGAAGGCTTTGATTCTGGTCGGGGGATATGGGACACGGCTAAGACCGCTCACCCTGAGTGTGCCCAAACCACTGGTGGAGTTCTGTAACAAACCCATCCTGCTGCACCAGGTGGAGGCACTGGTCAAG gccGGGGTGAACCATGTAGTTCTGGCGGTGAGCTACATGTCGGAGCTGTTGGAGCGAGAGATGAGAGTCCAGGAACAGAGA CTTGGGATTCGGATCTCTCTGTCTCATGAGAAGGAGCCTCTGGGAACAG cgGGCCCTCTGGCATTAGCTCGAGAGCTGCTGAACATCGACAACGAGCCGTTCTTTGTCCTGAACTCAGACGTCATCTGTGATTTTCCCTTCAAAGACCTGCTGCAGTTCCACCGTGACCACGGCCAGGAGGGAACCATCGTG GTGACGCGAGTGGAGGAGCCCTCTAAATATGGCGTGGTGGTGTTTGAGGCGGACAGCGGGAGGATCCATCGTTTCGTCGAGAAGCCGCAGGTCTTTGTCTCCAACAAGATTAATGCTGGAATGTACATCTTTAATCCCAGCATGCTCAGCAGGATCCAG ttgaGACCAACATCCATAGAGAAAGAAATCTTTCCTGTCATGGCAGAGGAGGGCCAGCTGTACGCCATGGAGCTGCAGG GTTTCTGGATGGACATCGGTCAGCCTAAGGACTTCCTGACAGGGATGTGTATGTACCTGCAGTCGCTAAGGCAACACGCTCCTGATAGGTTACGCACGGGGCCTGGTTTCCTTGGCAATGTGCTGGTG GACCCAACGGCTCAGATCGGGGAGAACTGTACCATTGGCCCGAATGTGACCATCGGCGCCGGCGTGGTTGTGGAGGACGGCGTGAGGATAAAACGCTGCACGGTGCTGAAGGGAGCGCGGGTTCGTTCACACTCCTGGCTAGAGAGCTGCATCGTGGGCTGGAGCTCATCTGTCGGCCAGTGG GTACGCATGGAGAATGTCACGGTGTTGGGGGAGGATGTGATCGTGAACGATGAGCTGTACCTGAATGGCGCCAACGTCCTGCCTCACAAATCCATCAACGAGTCAGTCCCGGAACCGCGAATTATCATGTAG